Proteins co-encoded in one Salarias fasciatus chromosome 4, fSalaFa1.1, whole genome shotgun sequence genomic window:
- the nptx1l gene encoding neuronal pentraxin 1 like yields MQSTKKGICWRLFLFFYAFLESSSQDFGGQTQFICTSVPKDMDICAATLQNSVPGDDLKTTVMQLRETVLQQKETIMNQKETIRELTSKLARCESQSGIEPGDARPGGRRKDGGTKNTMGDVSRGPADTLTQLSQTLQSLKQRLENLEQFSRSNNSVQANSLKDLLQSKIDDLEKQVLSRVNSIEEGKPGLRNETEQRGRVESTLTSLHQRITDLEKGQRENRPLDKFQLTFPLRTNYMYAKVKKSLPEMYALTVCMWLKSNASPGVGTPFSYAVPGQANELVLIEWGNNPMEILINDKVAKLPFLINDGKWHHICVTWTTRDGVWEAFQDGVKRGSGENLAPYHPIKPQGLLILGQEQDTLGGGFDATQAFVGDLANFHIWDRKLSVGEIYNLATCSSKAQVGNVFAWMETSLDIYGGASKWTFEACRQLN; encoded by the exons ATGCAGTCTACCAAGAAAGGAATTTGTTGGAgactttttctatttttctacgCGTTTTTGGAGAGTTCTTCCCAAGACTTTGGCGGACAGACGCAGTTCATTTGCACGTCCGTACCCAAGGATATGGACATTTGCGCAGCCACCTTGCAGAACAGTGTGCCGGGGGATGACTTGAAGACCACTGTTATGCAGCTGCGGGAGACCGTTTTGCAGCAAAAAGAAACGATCATGAACCAAAAAGAGACTATCAGGGAACTGACCTCAAAGTTGGCTCGGTGCGAGAGCCAGAGCGGGATCGAGCCCGGGGACGCGCGTCCGGGGGGCAGGAGGAAAGACGGCGGGACCAAAAACACAATGGGGGACGTGTCGAGGGGGCCTGCTGACACTTTGACGCAACTGTCACAGACTTTACAGTCACTGAAGCAGAGATTAGAAAATCTGGAG CAATTCAGCAGAAGCAACAACTCGGTGCAGGCGAACAGCCTCAAAGACCTGCTTCAGAGTAAAATCGACGACCTGGAGAAGCAGGTTTTGTCCCGAGTGAACAGCATCGAGGAGGGAAAGCCCGGACTCCGGAATGAGACGGAGCAGCGTGGGAGAGTGGAGTCCACCCTGACGTCCCTCCACCAGAGGATCACCGACCTGGAGAAAG GTCAAAGAGAAAACAGGCCCCTGGATAAATTCCAGCTGACTTTTCCACTGAGAACCAACTACATGTACGCAAAAGTGAAGAAGAGTTTGCCAGAAATGTACGCCCTCACCGTGTGCATGTGGCTCAAGTCCAACGCCTCACCAGGAGTCGGCACACCTTTTTCCTATGCAGTTCCTGGACAAGCCAATGAGCTGGTCCTCATAGAGTGGGGAAACAACCCAATGGAGATACTGATAAATGACAAG GTGGCAAAGTTACCATTTCTTATCAACGATGGCAAGTGGCACCACATCTGCGTGACGTGGACGACTCGTGATGGTGTGTGGGAGGCTTTCCAAGATGGTGTCAAGAGGGGGAGTGGAGAAAATCTAGCTCCATATCATCCTATCAAACCACAGGGGTTACTGATCCTTGGCCAGGAGCAG GACACACTCGGAGGAGGATTTGACGCCACGCAAGCATTTGTTGGAGACCTGGCAAATTTTCACATCTGGGATCGTAAACTATCCGTAGGAGAGATTTACAATCTAGCAACTTGCAGTAGCAAAGCTCAAGTGGGCAACGTTTTTGCATGGATGGAGACGAGCCTTGACATTTACGGAGGCGCCTCGAAGTGGACATTTGAAGCTTGCCGCCAGCTCAACTGA